One region of Equus caballus isolate H_3958 breed thoroughbred chromosome 23, TB-T2T, whole genome shotgun sequence genomic DNA includes:
- the DNAI1 gene encoding dynein axonemal intermediate chain 1 isoform X5 — MIPDGSSFYGKDQKSVSVGRGTRKRDEDSGTEVAEGADEWAQSKATVRPPDQLELTDAELKEEFTRILTANNPHAPQNIVRYSFKEGTYKLIGFVDQLAVHFSQVGNLIPKDSDEGRRQRYRNNLVTGSEESAKLVISEAEVVEEEDEPKEAEAGSQTDVPAAEAAEKVAEELMTPKQPKERKLTNKFNFSERASQTFNNPLRDRECQMEPPPRTNFSATANQWEIYDAYVEELEKQEKTKEKEKAKTPVAKKMGKMAMRKMTSMESQSDDITKVTQAAKIVERMVNQNTYDDVAQDFKYYEDAADEYRDQEGTLLPLWKFQNDKAKRLAVTALCWNPKYNDLFAVGHGSYDFMKQSRGMLLLYSMKNPSFPEYIFSSESGIMCLDMHVDHPYLVVVGHYDGNVAIYNLKKPHSQPSFRSSAKSGKHTDPVWQVKWQKDDMDNNLNFFSVSSDGRIVSWTLVKSELVHTDVIKLKVEGSTTESLEGLQLYTVGRSPPPTHIEACPGHSGPVRCSKSYSSQFLDTYDAHNMAVDAVSWNPYHTKVFMSCSSDWTVKIWDHTIKTPMFIYDLNSAVGDVAWAPYSSTVFAAVTTNGKTHVFDLSINKYEAICNQPVVAKKKNKITHVQFNPIHPIIIVGDDRGHVTCLKLSPNLRKMPKEKKGQEVQKGPAVEIAKLDKLLNLVREVKTKI, encoded by the exons AGCGTCAGTGTGGGCAGAGGAACCAGGAAGCGG GATGAAGATTCAGGGACTGAAGTGGCAGAAGGGGCAGATGAATGGGCCCAGTCCAAAGCAACAGTTCGACCCCCCGACCAGCTGGAGTTGACCGACGCG GAGCTAAAGGAGGAGTTCACCCGGATCCTGACAGCCAACAACCCACATGCACCCCAGAACATCGTCAGGTACAGCTTCAAA GAAGGCACGTATAAGCTTATTGGCTTTGTGGACCAACTGGCAGTTCACTTCAGCCAGGTTGGGAATCTGATCCCCAAAGACTCAGATGAAGGACGGAGGCAGCGCTACCGCAATAACTTGGTGACAG GTTCTGAGGAGTCTGCCAAGTTGGTGATTTCAGAAGCGGAAGTCGTTGAGGAAGAAGACGAGCCCAAGGAAGCGGAAGCTGGGAGTCAAACAGACGTTCCTGCAGCTGAG GCAGCTGAAAAAGTGGCAGAAGAATTGATGACTCCCAAGCAACCCAAGGAGCGAAAGCTCACCAACAAGTTCAACTTCAGCGAGAGGGCCTCACAGACCTTCAACAACCCTCTCCGG GACCGAGAATGCCAGATGGAGCCTCCTCCCAGGACAAACTTTTCAGCCACAGCCAATCAG TGGGAGATCTATGATGCTTACGTAGAGGAGCTCGAGAAACAAGAAAAGaccaaagagaaggagaaggcgAAGACCCCAGTGGCTAAAAAAATGGGGAAGATGGCCATGAGGAAGATGACATCTATGGAGTCCCAG AGTGATGATATCACCAAAGTGACCCAAGCTGCTAAAATCGTGGAGCGGATGGTCAACCAGAACACATATGATGATGTTGCTCAAG ATTTTAAGTACTACGAGGATGCTGCTGACGAATACCGGGACCAGGAGGGTACTCTGCTGCCGCTCTGGAAGTTCCAAAATGACAAAGCCAAGCGCCTGGCCGTCACCGCCCTCTGCTG GAATCCAAAGTACAACGATCTGTTTGCAGTGGGACATGGCTCCT ATGACTTCATGAAGCAGAGCCGGGGCATGCTGCTGCTCTACAGCATGAAGAATCCCAGCTTCCCTGAATACATCTTCAGCAGCGAGAGCGGCATCATGTGTCTGGACATGCACGTGGACCACCCCTACCTGGTGGTGGTGGGCCACTACGATGGCAACGTGGCCATTTACAACCTCAAGAAGCCCCACTCCCAGCCCTCCTTCCGCAGCTCGGCCAAGTCTGGCAAGCACACAGACCCTGTGTGGCAG GTCAAGTGGCAGAAGGATGACATGGACAACAACCTCAACTTCTTCTCTGTGTCATCTGATGGCAGGATCGTGTCTTGGACGCTTGTGAAG AGCGAGCTGGTTCACACGGATGTCATcaagctgaaggtggagggcagCACCACGGAAAGTCTCGAGGGGTTGCAGCTATACACAGTGGGTAGGAGCCCCCCACCAACGCACATCGAGGCCTGCCCAGGTCACTCGGGCCCTGTGAGG TGCTCTAAATCCTACTCCAGCCAATTCCTGGACACCTATGATGCCCACAACATGGCAGTGGACGCTGTGTCCTGGAACCCATACCACACCAAGGTCTTCATGTCCTGTAGCTCTGACTGGACAGTGAAGATCTGGGACCACACCATCAA GACCCCGATGTTCATCTATGACCTAAATTCAGCGGTGGGCGATGTGGCCTGGGCACCATACTCTTCTACTGTGTTTGCGGCAGTCACCACCAATGGGAAG ACCCACGTGTTTGACTTGTCCATCAACAAGTACGAGGCCATCTGCAACCAGCCCGTGGTGgccaaaaagaagaacaagatcACCCACGTGCAGTTCAATCCCATCCACCCCATCATCATTGTGGGTGACGACCGTGGGCACGTCACCTGCCTCAAGCTCTCACCCAACCTGCGCAAGATGCCCAAG gaaaAAAAGGGGCAGGAAGTGCAGAAAGGTCCAGCTGTGGAGATCGCAAAATTGGACAAACTGCTGAACCTGGTGAGGGAAGTGAAGACCAAGATCTGA
- the DNAI1 gene encoding dynein axonemal intermediate chain 1 isoform X6 gives MPPKQPLRRQSVSVGRGTRKRDEDSGTEVAEGADEWAQSKATVRPPDQLELTDAELKEEFTRILTANNPHAPQNIVRYSFKEGTYKLIGFVDQLAVHFSQVGNLIPKDSDEGRRQRYRNNLVTGSEESAKLVISEAEVVEEEDEPKEAEAGSQTDVPAAEAAEKVAEELMTPKQPKERKLTNKFNFSERASQTFNNPLRDRECQMEPPPRTNFSATANQWEIYDAYVEELEKQEKTKEKEKAKTPVAKKMGKMAMRKMTSMESQSDDITKVTQAAKIVERMVNQNTYDDVAQDFKYYEDAADEYRDQEGTLLPLWKFQNDKAKRLAVTALCWNPKYNDLFAVGHGSYDFMKQSRGMLLLYSMKNPSFPEYIFSSESGIMCLDMHVDHPYLVVVGHYDGNVAIYNLKKPHSQPSFRSSAKSGKHTDPVWQVKWQKDDMDNNLNFFSVSSDGRIVSWTLVKSELVHTDVIKLKVEGSTTESLEGLQLYTVGRSPPPTHIEACPGHSGPVRCSKSYSSQFLDTYDAHNMAVDAVSWNPYHTKVFMSCSSDWTVKIWDHTIKTPMFIYDLNSAVGDVAWAPYSSTVFAAVTTNGKTHVFDLSINKYEAICNQPVVAKKKNKITHVQFNPIHPIIIVGDDRGHVTCLKLSPNLRKMPKEKKGQEVQKGPAVEIAKLDKLLNLVREVKTKI, from the exons AGCGTCAGTGTGGGCAGAGGAACCAGGAAGCGG GATGAAGATTCAGGGACTGAAGTGGCAGAAGGGGCAGATGAATGGGCCCAGTCCAAAGCAACAGTTCGACCCCCCGACCAGCTGGAGTTGACCGACGCG GAGCTAAAGGAGGAGTTCACCCGGATCCTGACAGCCAACAACCCACATGCACCCCAGAACATCGTCAGGTACAGCTTCAAA GAAGGCACGTATAAGCTTATTGGCTTTGTGGACCAACTGGCAGTTCACTTCAGCCAGGTTGGGAATCTGATCCCCAAAGACTCAGATGAAGGACGGAGGCAGCGCTACCGCAATAACTTGGTGACAG GTTCTGAGGAGTCTGCCAAGTTGGTGATTTCAGAAGCGGAAGTCGTTGAGGAAGAAGACGAGCCCAAGGAAGCGGAAGCTGGGAGTCAAACAGACGTTCCTGCAGCTGAG GCAGCTGAAAAAGTGGCAGAAGAATTGATGACTCCCAAGCAACCCAAGGAGCGAAAGCTCACCAACAAGTTCAACTTCAGCGAGAGGGCCTCACAGACCTTCAACAACCCTCTCCGG GACCGAGAATGCCAGATGGAGCCTCCTCCCAGGACAAACTTTTCAGCCACAGCCAATCAG TGGGAGATCTATGATGCTTACGTAGAGGAGCTCGAGAAACAAGAAAAGaccaaagagaaggagaaggcgAAGACCCCAGTGGCTAAAAAAATGGGGAAGATGGCCATGAGGAAGATGACATCTATGGAGTCCCAG AGTGATGATATCACCAAAGTGACCCAAGCTGCTAAAATCGTGGAGCGGATGGTCAACCAGAACACATATGATGATGTTGCTCAAG ATTTTAAGTACTACGAGGATGCTGCTGACGAATACCGGGACCAGGAGGGTACTCTGCTGCCGCTCTGGAAGTTCCAAAATGACAAAGCCAAGCGCCTGGCCGTCACCGCCCTCTGCTG GAATCCAAAGTACAACGATCTGTTTGCAGTGGGACATGGCTCCT ATGACTTCATGAAGCAGAGCCGGGGCATGCTGCTGCTCTACAGCATGAAGAATCCCAGCTTCCCTGAATACATCTTCAGCAGCGAGAGCGGCATCATGTGTCTGGACATGCACGTGGACCACCCCTACCTGGTGGTGGTGGGCCACTACGATGGCAACGTGGCCATTTACAACCTCAAGAAGCCCCACTCCCAGCCCTCCTTCCGCAGCTCGGCCAAGTCTGGCAAGCACACAGACCCTGTGTGGCAG GTCAAGTGGCAGAAGGATGACATGGACAACAACCTCAACTTCTTCTCTGTGTCATCTGATGGCAGGATCGTGTCTTGGACGCTTGTGAAG AGCGAGCTGGTTCACACGGATGTCATcaagctgaaggtggagggcagCACCACGGAAAGTCTCGAGGGGTTGCAGCTATACACAGTGGGTAGGAGCCCCCCACCAACGCACATCGAGGCCTGCCCAGGTCACTCGGGCCCTGTGAGG TGCTCTAAATCCTACTCCAGCCAATTCCTGGACACCTATGATGCCCACAACATGGCAGTGGACGCTGTGTCCTGGAACCCATACCACACCAAGGTCTTCATGTCCTGTAGCTCTGACTGGACAGTGAAGATCTGGGACCACACCATCAA GACCCCGATGTTCATCTATGACCTAAATTCAGCGGTGGGCGATGTGGCCTGGGCACCATACTCTTCTACTGTGTTTGCGGCAGTCACCACCAATGGGAAG ACCCACGTGTTTGACTTGTCCATCAACAAGTACGAGGCCATCTGCAACCAGCCCGTGGTGgccaaaaagaagaacaagatcACCCACGTGCAGTTCAATCCCATCCACCCCATCATCATTGTGGGTGACGACCGTGGGCACGTCACCTGCCTCAAGCTCTCACCCAACCTGCGCAAGATGCCCAAG gaaaAAAAGGGGCAGGAAGTGCAGAAAGGTCCAGCTGTGGAGATCGCAAAATTGGACAAACTGCTGAACCTGGTGAGGGAAGTGAAGACCAAGATCTGA